A region from the Mya arenaria isolate MELC-2E11 chromosome 2, ASM2691426v1 genome encodes:
- the LOC128203483 gene encoding uncharacterized protein LOC128203483, which produces MGHQNVFAFFGVLVCATVLAFVSAATAPTTDSTNTSTASTAKTSPPKSSSSTTTASSIASTTFAPYDCKDGKCNGTVTDTSCLKDINATCKTTATNRGCKISIANGVVTASCTTGACNATANNATEKCCEGSGCTAELFKPKEHKKGTGNAIQACISTIVTLTTVVMVIIN; this is translated from the exons ATGGGTCATCAAaatgtgtttgctttttttGGAG TTTTAGTGTGTGCGACTGTGCTCGCCTTTGTGTCAGCAGCTACAGCCCCAACGACCGATTCAACGAATACATCAACAGCATCAACAGCAAAAACTTCACCCCCAAAATCATCTTCTAGCACAACTACTGCTAGTTCCATTGCTTCCACTACT TTTGCGCCATACGACTGTAAGGATGGAAAATGCAATGGAACAGTAACGGACACGAGTTGCCTCAAGGATATTAATGCAACATgtaaaacaacagcaacaaaccGAGGATGTAAA ATTTCTATCGCCAATGGAGTAGTAACTGCAAGCTGTACCACTGGAGCTTGCAACGCAACAGCCAACAATGCCACCGAAAAATGTTGTGAAGGCTCGGGCTGTACCGCGGAGCTGTTCAAGCCAAAAGAACACAAAAAGGGCACTGGAAACGCCATTCAAGCCTGCATATCAACGATCGTTACATTGACAACCGTTGTCATGGTAATTATCAACTGA
- the LOC128225256 gene encoding thioredoxin domain-containing protein 11-like, translating into MERSSNSNRTSPVESKGRVLRCIRILQILLKVMLAISLTVLILVYFETGESFHEKQITKPADLPKKFFPTHSYVVDFPFGNLQPIIKLLEDEEMIFVMYYATWCAESIRVRNEYIQAARVLSSTVKFVAVNCFYTSGECRQRMKFLSFPEMFIYHTGVLDGYRFTGIKEAEYLVKFVENFLFPIKPLLTEREINEFSVQSDNTVIGYFDFNSSPQPPGPAFHQFYLAALRVISYDFYQPVRFGVVRKARLAQLLDLNTPGRFVLGRMGNTTLKYPLFYNMTARNISNWIMTNKQNSISPWLVPPLTKSLTLSVPMQQGAAVLLFGPTNPLLNFNPYYDMVRLASIAYRACDNRTGFYQRVLTAYLHNTFTQMHKANTLHKKCLEKKSHELSAYPSSCCMCLSDNNRYLEKKSICEYCVQRRSANSETICNLDLQSNAKPEFSTHLVNSCSDFYQFYNINEHHSVCCKDKMSSVSSEKYRKFQGKFRQSTDKYVINGDRTFMQQYLSKLTLQKTKSLLSLKDLIGSLTTNSDIRNANMTGLQCRTNKTVNFYYVDSVYQSVFMEKFRVPSVQSKASVILVDLKDEAVYTLGAKVNFQNLARFVMNYTEGHLSRFRRSSDETTPSECVTDGRSVCVLEINAETFPNVVMDPTKDVVVLYYTHWCGFCRQVSQAFLSAASYFMHNTNILFARVNADNNDLPWEFTVDRFPTIIFFPARRKADSVVFPDNKLKTVPNLVKFILNYANFSLQVDTAVSACTEHCVARNREKILTRMEKLRLVIGQLTRRGNAVSSLTPESEIQRKHLESARSAIIRARNVKQFKLRKAQILNSYLQNNWKHLDKKMIHSYIESNLAL; encoded by the exons ATGGAGAGAAGCTCTAACAGCAATCGAACGTCACCTGTCGAGTCAAAGGGACGTGTTCTACGTTGTATACGCATTCTGCAAATCTTGCTGAAAGTCATGCTTGCCATATCGTTGACTGTGCTTATTCTTGTGTACTTTGAAACCGGAGAAAG TTTCCATGAGAAGCAAATAACAAAACCAGCTGATCTTCCAAAGAAATTCTTCCCGACCCACAGTTACGTAGTGGATTTCCCGTTTGGTAATCTCCAGCCAATAATAAAGTTGCTTGAAGATGAAGAGATGATCTTTGTGATGTATTATGCCACTTGGTGTGCAGAGTCTATCCGAGTTAGGAATGAGTACATACAAGCAGCTAGAGTACTGTCTAGCACA GTGAAGTTTGTAGCTGTGAACTGTTTCTACACAAGTGGAGAATGTCGACAGAGGATGAAGTTCTTGTCCTTtccagaaatgtttatttaccATACAGGGGTGCTGGATGGCTACAGATTCACTG GCATCAAAGAGGCTGAGTATCTGGTGAAGTTTGTTGAGAACTTCTTGTTCCCAATCAAGCCTCTTCTGACTGAGAGGGAAATCAATGAGTTCTCTGTTCAGAGTGAT AACACAGTCATAGGTTACTTTGACTTCAACTCTTCTCCGCAGCCCCCTGGTCCCGCCTTCCATCAATTTTACCTTGCTGCTCTCAGAGTCATTTCATATG ACTTCTACCAGCCAGTGAGGTTTGGTGTGGTCCGAAAGGCGCGACTGGCTCAATTACTGGACCTCAACACTCCTGGCAGATTTGTGCTGGGGCGTATGGGGAACACCACGCta AAATATCCTCTGTTTTACAACATGACGGCCAGGAACATCAGCAACTGGATCATGACAAACAAACAGAAT agCATTTCCCCTTGGCTGGTTCCTCCACTCACCAAGAGTCTAACACTGTCAGTACCCATGCAGCAGGGAGCCGCAGTGTTATTGTTTGGCCCAACCAACCCATTACTCAACTTTAACCCTTACTATGATATG gTGAGACTGGCCAGTATAGCCTACAGAGCCTGTGATAATCGTACAGGCTTTTACCAGCGTGTTCTCACGGCCTACCTTCACAATACGTTCACCCAGATGCATAAGGCAAACACGTTACATAAAAAGTGCCTAGAAAAGAAATCCCACGAGCTTTCCGCTTACCCTTCTTCCTGTTGTATGTGCCTTTCCGACAATAACAGATATCTCGAAAAGAAATCCATTTGTGAATATTGTGTTCAGAGAAGAAGTGCAAACAGTGAAACTATATGTAACCTTGACCTCCAGTCAAATGCGAAACCAGAATTTTCAACACATTTGGTGAACTCTTGTTCAGACTTTTATCAgttttataacataaatgaaCATCATTCCGTGTGTTGTAAAGATAAAATGTCTTCAGTTTCTAGCGAAAAATATAGAAAGTTCCAAGGGAAATTTAGACAAAGTACGGACAAATATGTGATAAATGGTGATAGAACTTTTATGCAACAGTACCTCAGTAAATTGACGTTACAGAAAACAAAATCACTTTTATCCTTAAAGGACCTCATAGGAAGTTTAACAACAAACAGTGATATACGTAATGCgaatatgactggtttacaatGTAGGACAAATAAGACTGTAAATTTCTATTATGTAGATAGTGTTTACCAATCTGTTTTTATGGAGAAGTTTCGAGTACCGTCGGTGCAATCTAAAGCATCTGTGATACTTGTTGACTTAAAAGATGAAGCTGTGTATACTCTCGGGGCAAAAGTCAACTTCCAGAACTTAG CCCGGTTTGTGATGAACTACACAGAAGGCCATTTGTCTCGTTTCCGTCGTTCCTCTGATGAGACAACGCCCAGTGAGTGTGTGACAGACGGGCGGAGCGTCTGTGTGCTTGAAATAAATGCGGAGACATTTCCAAATGTTGTTATGGATCCTACTAAG GATGTAGTTGTGCTGTATTACACCCACTGGTGCGGCTTCTGTCGACAAGTGTCTCAAGCATTCCTCTCAGCTGCCTCATACTTCATGCATAATACAAACATACTGTTCGCCAG AGTGAATGCGGACAATAATGACCTTCCTTGGGAGTTTACAGTGGACAGATTCCCTACTATTATCTTTTTCCCAGCCCGAAG gAAAGCAGACAGCGTAGTCTTCCCGGACAACAAGTTAAAAACAGTCCCAAATCTTGTCAAGTTTATTCTTAACTATGCCAACTTTTCCCTGCAAGTTGACACTGCAGTAAGTGCATGTACCGAACACTGTGTGGCTCGAAACCGTGAAAAAATCCTCACAAGAATGGAAAAACTTAGGCTGGTGATTGGCCAATTGACTCGGCGCGGCAACGCTGTGTCATCATTGACTCCAGAGAGTgaaattcaaagaaaacatctAGAATCAGCAAGATCTGCAATAATTCGAGCTCGTAATGTGAAACAATTTAAACTACGCAAGGctcaaattttaaattcatatttgcaaaacaattggaagcatttagataaaaaaatgattcatAGTTATATAGAATCAAATCTTGCATTGTAA
- the LOC128220895 gene encoding brain protein I3-like, producing the protein MSNAPPSYQETVGAGYTNYGAQQSGFDPSKAPGYQGGYDPSKAQGYQGGYQGGYQQVSSYQQSVLVQPQPQIIVVGGCPACRVGVLEDDYTCLGVCCAILFFPIGILCCLAMKERRCPNCDARFP; encoded by the exons ATGTCTAATGCACCGCCTTCATATCAAGAAACTGTAG GTGCTGGATACACAAATTACGGAGCTCAGCAGTCAGGTTTTGACCCAAGTAAGGCCCCCGGGTACCAGGGCGGTTATGACCCTAGCAAGGCCCAAGGATACCAGGGTGGTTATCAGGGAGGATACCAGCAAGTTTCCAGCTATCAACAGTCAGTCCTTGTGCAACCACAGCCTCAGATAATTGTGGTTGGGGGATGTCCTGCCTGCAGG GTAGGAGTATTAGAGGATGACTACACATGTCTAGGTGTTTGTTGTGCCATCTTGTTTTTTCCCATCGGAATTCTCTGCTGCCTCGCCATGAAGGAACGACGATGCCCCAACTGTGACGCTAGGTTTCCGTAA